One Diospyros lotus cultivar Yz01 chromosome 1, ASM1463336v1, whole genome shotgun sequence genomic window carries:
- the LOC127801381 gene encoding 1-acyl-sn-glycerol-3-phosphate acyltransferase PLS1-like, whose protein sequence is MAIAAVVVLPLGLLFLLSGLVVNFIQAVCFVLFRPFSQSLYRRINRVVIELLWLQIVWLFDWWANMKVELYTDSETFQFVGKEHALLIPNHRSDIDWLVGWVLAERAGCLGSTVAIMKKSSKYLPVLGWSMWFSDYVFLERNWAKDEETLKSGFQHLKNFPQPLWLALFVEGTRFTQEKLLAAQEYAVSAGLPVPRHVLVPHTKGFVSAVNHLRSFVPAIYDITVAIPKNEPQPTMLRIFRGRSSVIQVHVKRHLMEELPETSSDIADWCRNMFVAKDALLEQHLIKGTFADKECQEIGRPKKSLFVVISWLCLLLYGSYNFFEWLSVLPSWEVLTLCITFLTIAMIIMHILIVFSQSEHSTPPKVPSRDPLKENLLQN, encoded by the exons ATGGCGATTGCAGCAGTGGTTGTTCTGCCGTTGGGCCTGCTCTTCCTTCTCTCAGGGCTCGTCGTCAACTTCATTCAG GCAGTTTGCTTCGTCCTGTTTCGTCCATTTTCGCAGAGTTTATACAGAAGGATCAACAGGGTAGTCATAGAGTTACTGTGGTTGCAAATTGTATGGCTTTTTGATTGGTGGGCTAACATGAAG GTGGAGCTGTACACAGATTCAGAAACTTTTCAGTTTGTGG GTAAAGAACATGCACTCCTCATTCCTAATCACCGAAGTGACATTGACTGGCTTGTTGGGTGGGTCTTAGCTGAG CGTGCAGGTTGTCTTGGTAGCACAGTGGCTATAATGaagaaatcatcaaaatatctccCA GTTTTAGGTTGGTCAATGTGGTTTTCTGATTATGTCTTTTTGGAAAGAAATTGGGCCAAAGACGAGGAGACATTGAAG TCTGGTTTTCAACATCTAAAGAACTTCCCTCAGCCTTTATGGTTGGCTCTTTTTGTGGAAGGGACTCGCTTTACACAGGAAAAGCTTTTGGCAGCTCAAGAGTATGCTGTCTCAGCTGGGCTTCCTGTTCCGAGGCATGTTTTGGTTCCTCATACCAAG GGTTTCGTTTCAGCAGTGAATCATTTACGTTCTTTTGTTCCAGCAATTTATGATATTACAGTTGCTATCCCTAAAAATGAGCCTCAGCCTACAATGTTGAGAATATTCCGGGGGCGATCTTCTGTG ATACAAGTGCATGTCAAGCGGCATCTTATGGAGGAACTGCCGGAAACAAGTAGTGACATTGCAGACTGGTGTAGAAATATGTTTGTGGCCAAG GATGCTTTATTGGAGCAACACCTCATCAAGGGTACATTTGCTGACAAAGAATGTCAAGAGATTGGTCGACCCAAAAAGTCTTTGTTC GTTGTTATCTCTTGGTTATGTCTCCTTCTATATGGAAGCTACAATTTTTTTGAATGGCTTTCGGTCCTGCCTTCATGGGAAGTCCTTACACTTTGTATAACTTTTCTCACAATTGCCATGATCATCATGCACATTCTGATCGTGTTTTCCCAGTCCGAACATTCTACCCCTCCTAAGGTACCTTCAAGAGATCCATTGAAGGAGAATCTACTTCAGAACTGA